The following coding sequences lie in one Polynucleobacter sp. HIN7 genomic window:
- the asnB gene encoding asparagine synthase (glutamine-hydrolyzing), whose protein sequence is MCGIFGIFGYKGSYIQILESANFVMRRRGPDGSGTWFDDAKAIGLSHVRLAILDTSNAGSQPMISTNGRYIMIYNGEIYNYRELKKELEDLGETFLGSSDSEVFLSLFSRYGDSCFSRLNGIFAAAFWDCELEILTLVRDPMGVKPLYYSQSPGNKFSFTSELKALLRNGLIHPKLNPQAVLAHLGYLWSPGPDTIIQDIKKLMPGYFMKVKAGKIQSFQQYHNWSAMLLEGDSSTSAADWALRVASSVKSAVEKQMVSDVPLGAFLSGGLDSSAVALFGQHYLNSKSPGSANRLQCFSIDVGESPFSAEGFSDDLPYARKVAEHIGVDLHVVRVGSEMMNRLSEMIYFLDEPCSDPAALNTLFITEFARSFGIKVLLSGAGGDDIFTGYRRHFALKQERWWGFLPESARKVLRIGAEHLPTSTSTGRRIAKAFQYADKDKDHRLVSYFLWMDPRRALELLTPDFRSELNEESMYAPLLKTLHYAPAEFDSISKILFLERKHFLADHNLNYTDKMAMAAGVEVRVPLLDLDLVSLAGIIPSSFKQNGVTGKWIFKKAMEPYLPHEVIYRPKTGFGVPLRQWMQGILRPLVDDVLSRSSLLNRGLFDPKAVDALVSADRIGRVDATYTIFGIICLELWCRQFIDGNFSVDPFIEVIH, encoded by the coding sequence ATGTGTGGAATATTTGGAATATTCGGTTATAAAGGATCGTATATTCAAATCCTTGAAAGTGCGAACTTTGTTATGCGACGTCGAGGTCCTGATGGCTCTGGCACTTGGTTTGACGATGCAAAAGCCATTGGCTTATCTCATGTGCGCTTGGCTATTCTAGATACTTCAAATGCCGGATCTCAGCCAATGATTTCGACTAATGGCCGTTACATAATGATTTATAACGGGGAGATTTATAACTATCGGGAATTGAAGAAAGAGCTCGAAGACTTGGGTGAGACCTTCTTGGGCAGCTCAGATTCTGAAGTTTTTCTTTCGCTTTTCTCTCGATATGGAGATTCTTGTTTTTCGAGGCTAAATGGAATTTTTGCTGCCGCTTTTTGGGATTGTGAGCTTGAAATATTAACTCTTGTGCGCGATCCGATGGGTGTTAAACCTTTATATTATTCACAGTCTCCAGGGAATAAATTTAGTTTTACAAGCGAGTTGAAGGCGCTGTTGAGAAACGGTTTGATACATCCAAAGTTAAATCCACAAGCTGTTTTGGCTCATCTTGGTTATCTATGGTCTCCGGGTCCTGACACCATTATTCAGGATATAAAAAAACTAATGCCTGGATATTTCATGAAAGTTAAGGCTGGAAAAATTCAGTCTTTCCAGCAATACCACAACTGGTCTGCGATGTTATTGGAAGGTGATTCTTCTACCTCAGCTGCCGATTGGGCGCTACGTGTTGCCTCAAGCGTCAAAAGCGCAGTTGAAAAGCAAATGGTCTCCGATGTGCCTCTCGGTGCTTTTTTATCAGGCGGCCTTGATTCATCAGCTGTAGCTCTTTTCGGTCAACATTACTTAAATTCTAAAAGCCCAGGGTCCGCTAATAGACTGCAGTGTTTTAGCATTGATGTGGGTGAATCGCCCTTCTCTGCTGAGGGGTTCTCAGATGATTTGCCGTATGCTAGAAAAGTAGCAGAGCATATTGGTGTAGATTTGCATGTTGTACGAGTTGGAAGCGAAATGATGAATAGATTATCTGAAATGATTTATTTTTTAGATGAACCCTGCTCAGATCCCGCTGCACTTAATACATTGTTTATTACAGAGTTTGCTAGATCATTTGGAATAAAGGTCCTTTTGTCAGGGGCAGGTGGCGACGATATTTTTACTGGATATCGCCGTCACTTCGCTTTAAAACAGGAGCGATGGTGGGGTTTTTTACCAGAATCAGCCAGAAAAGTTTTACGGATTGGAGCTGAGCACCTGCCTACCTCAACGAGCACGGGGCGACGCATTGCTAAAGCTTTTCAATATGCAGACAAAGATAAGGATCATCGGCTTGTTAGTTATTTCCTTTGGATGGATCCTCGGCGAGCTTTGGAATTATTGACACCAGATTTTCGAAGTGAACTGAATGAGGAAAGTATGTATGCGCCTCTTTTAAAAACTTTACATTATGCCCCGGCTGAGTTTGATTCGATCAGCAAAATACTATTTTTGGAGAGAAAACATTTTTTGGCCGATCACAATCTTAACTATACGGATAAGATGGCAATGGCAGCAGGAGTTGAGGTTCGTGTCCCATTATTGGATTTGGATTTAGTTAGTCTTGCAGGAATCATTCCTAGCTCATTCAAACAGAATGGCGTTACTGGAAAGTGGATTTTTAAAAAAGCGATGGAGCCATATTTACCTCACGAAGTAATTTACAGGCCCAAAACTGGCTTTGGTGTGCCATTACGTCAATGGATGCAAGGTATTTTAAGACCCCTAGTTGATGATGTTCTATCAAGATCTAGCCTGCTTAATAGGGGATTATTTGATCCTAAAGCTGTTGATGCTTTGGTAAGTGCCGATAGGATTGGAAGAGTGGACGCCACTTATACTATTTTTGGAATTATTTGCCTTGAGCTTTGGTGCCGTCAATTTATAGATGGAAATTTTTCGGTGGATCCTTTTATCGAAGTTATCCATTAA
- a CDS encoding FkbM family methyltransferase encodes MKIYTNPKNPFSLLEKNLLVRLYSIYPNLSNRLFKSIKLIKAPFYILHLIVNLYGLKKLVNRIDRFLTAKVTFGNTKKLFTIRDTNSQFHSIYYNCFRDVYEPDVTSAISLFLNEGETFIDIGSNWGHHTFYAVLCKKAKSIAFEPNPAVCDDMKRIAMELGVEDSVVCHNLALSNFTGDIQFVQEYFESGIVSINSEFTSLSLATKKILDQLKKILKINGIKIKSTVVSLDSMNIASAKLIKIDAEGAELNILYGGLETLKRCRPLVIFEYHSSNLERLNNYLDYFRSINYMLKIIDCKWSDKKYCFELNSVEDIAKNKQFNLLAIPKEYKNVIA; translated from the coding sequence ATGAAAATTTATACTAATCCTAAAAATCCATTTTCCTTGCTCGAAAAAAATTTATTAGTCCGCTTGTATTCAATTTATCCAAATTTATCTAATAGACTTTTTAAATCAATCAAACTGATTAAGGCTCCATTTTATATTTTACATTTAATAGTAAATTTATATGGTTTAAAAAAACTAGTAAACCGAATCGATAGATTTCTAACTGCTAAGGTAACTTTTGGCAATACAAAAAAATTGTTTACTATTAGAGATACTAATTCTCAATTTCATTCTATTTATTATAATTGCTTTAGAGATGTTTACGAGCCTGATGTAACATCAGCTATTTCACTTTTTCTTAATGAAGGAGAAACCTTTATTGATATTGGCTCAAATTGGGGGCATCATACTTTTTATGCTGTTTTGTGTAAGAAGGCGAAGTCTATAGCCTTTGAGCCTAATCCAGCAGTATGCGATGACATGAAGAGAATAGCTATGGAGTTGGGTGTTGAGGACAGTGTTGTATGCCATAATCTAGCGCTGTCAAACTTTACAGGTGACATCCAATTTGTACAGGAGTATTTTGAGTCAGGAATCGTATCAATAAATAGTGAATTTACCAGCCTAAGCTTAGCAACAAAAAAAATATTAGATCAATTAAAAAAAATTTTAAAAATAAACGGTATTAAGATTAAATCTACGGTGGTTAGTCTAGATTCAATGAATATTGCGTCAGCAAAGCTTATAAAGATTGATGCTGAAGGTGCCGAATTAAATATTTTATATGGAGGTTTGGAGACCTTAAAAAGGTGCAGGCCGTTGGTTATATTTGAATATCACTCCTCAAATCTTGAGAGGCTAAATAATTATCTTGATTACTTCAGGAGTATTAACTACATGTTAAAAATAATTGACTGTAAGTGGTCGGATAAGAAATATTGTTTTGAGCTTAACTCCGTTGAAGACATAGCAAAAAATAAGCAATTTAATTTACTGGCAATTCCTAAAGAATACAAAAACGTTATTGCATAA
- a CDS encoding glycosyltransferase family 9 protein — MKLESIRTILVINHQGIGDIVLSIPIYLSLREKYPGAKIYSTVKGFSESTILTFAGLSDKFIFTEVLSSGFFEKFKFLLKIFQYKFDLVVVPAGQNIRNALIISWLTRSRYSLSFYKNNFQKFLITTPISFPLNINRVFRNQIISAQILNRDCCKLLPLLFPYSQSTPSDHNSKFKMLNSRYIVVHPGSGELEKHKRFNLHHLSNLIKLIISSYDLQIVIVGSPQEKSLSESLISMVLSSNLVSLVGKTSLVEAMGVVSKSIMLISGDSSFMHIAAAFKVPTFTFFGPTSSEELAPTWAPHFTYSLKMPCSPCYPYLLTGCGNTICMDNVKIDSLFMSFSNFFNTINLQNE, encoded by the coding sequence ATGAAGTTAGAAAGTATTCGTACTATTTTAGTAATTAATCACCAAGGCATCGGTGATATTGTTCTTTCAATACCTATATATTTGTCTCTTCGTGAAAAATATCCTGGTGCAAAAATATACTCTACTGTAAAGGGATTCTCTGAAAGCACAATCCTTACCTTTGCAGGGCTTTCCGATAAATTTATTTTTACTGAAGTACTAAGTAGTGGATTTTTCGAAAAGTTTAAATTTTTATTAAAAATATTTCAGTATAAATTTGATTTAGTTGTTGTACCTGCCGGACAAAATATCAGAAATGCATTAATAATTAGTTGGTTAACTCGCTCCAGATACTCACTTTCATTCTACAAGAATAATTTTCAAAAATTTTTAATTACAACCCCAATTTCTTTTCCATTAAATATCAACAGAGTTTTCAGGAATCAGATTATTTCTGCACAAATTCTTAATAGGGATTGTTGTAAATTATTGCCATTGCTATTCCCGTATAGTCAAAGTACACCGTCTGATCATAATTCAAAATTCAAGATGCTTAATTCTAGGTATATAGTTGTGCATCCCGGTAGTGGCGAACTAGAAAAGCATAAAAGATTTAATCTTCATCATTTGTCTAATCTTATTAAACTAATAATCTCTTCATATGACTTGCAGATAGTTATAGTTGGCTCCCCACAAGAAAAATCACTTTCTGAAAGTCTCATTTCCATGGTTTTGTCGTCTAATCTTGTTTCGTTGGTTGGTAAAACTTCATTAGTTGAAGCGATGGGGGTTGTCTCGAAATCAATTATGCTGATATCTGGCGATTCTAGTTTTATGCATATTGCAGCAGCATTTAAAGTTCCAACGTTTACTTTTTTTGGGCCAACATCTTCTGAGGAATTGGCTCCAACTTGGGCTCCGCACTTCACTTACTCGTTAAAAATGCCTTGTAGCCCATGTTATCCATATCTTTTAACTGGGTGCGGTAATACTATTTGCATGGACAATGTCAAGATAGATTCATTATTTATGTCTTTTAGTAATTTTTTTAATACTATAAACTTACAGAATGAGTAA
- a CDS encoding bi-domain-containing oxidoreductase, translating to MKQVLQDMVNGETIVAEAPSPQVSSGTLLINTSVTLISAGTERMLVDFGKASYLQKVRQQPEKVKMVLEKVKTDGLISAYEAVRSKLSQPLPLGYCNVGVVTKVGSDIQGFKIGDRVVSNGPHADVVKVPKNLCAFIPDTVDDESAAFVVVASIGLQGIRLAQPTLGEAFVVTGSGLIGLLTVQLLCAQGCRVLAIDIDESKLALARQFGAQTCNPGIGEDPVVAGMELSRGKGVDGVIITASTQSNDPVIQAARMCRKRGRIVLVGVTGLELNRADFYEKELSFQVSCSYGPGRYDPDYEYKGLDYPLGFVRWTEQRNFEAVLDMLASGRLDVKPLITHRFAFEDAAKAYELLTMDKANLGILLQYTSPVSQRMVRQLSLKPDIKFDPQRPVLGFIGAGNYASRMLIPAFKNAGAQFHTIVTAGGINGVIHGERSGFAEASTDMATLLANQLINTVVIVTRHNTHANFVAQALKAGKHVFVEKPLAINYEGLDIVRSAYDAAQSRTAVGGAQLMVGFNRRFSPQVQKMKVLLEKVNEPKSIIMTINAGTIPANHWTQDLVIGGGRIIGEACHFIDLMRFLAGSPIVSIQARRIGDQPGIGITEDKASITLGFEDGSFGTILYLANGAASFPKERIEVFTAGSVLQLDNFRKLKGYRWRGFNKMNLWKQDKGQRACAAAFLQAIETGTPAIPADEIFEVARVTIEVSELLRSQ from the coding sequence ATGAAGCAAGTTTTGCAAGATATGGTCAATGGGGAAACTATCGTTGCAGAGGCGCCATCACCCCAGGTCTCCTCTGGAACATTGCTAATTAACACTAGTGTGACATTGATTTCTGCTGGTACCGAGAGAATGTTGGTCGATTTTGGTAAAGCCTCGTATCTCCAAAAGGTAAGGCAGCAACCCGAAAAGGTAAAAATGGTTCTTGAGAAGGTTAAGACAGATGGCTTGATTAGTGCGTATGAAGCTGTGCGTTCAAAACTAAGTCAGCCGCTACCTCTTGGTTATTGTAATGTTGGTGTGGTTACAAAGGTCGGATCTGATATTCAGGGCTTTAAAATTGGTGATAGGGTGGTGTCCAATGGTCCGCATGCGGATGTTGTCAAGGTGCCAAAGAATCTTTGCGCCTTCATTCCAGATACGGTGGACGATGAATCTGCGGCTTTTGTGGTGGTGGCGAGTATTGGCTTGCAGGGTATCCGTTTGGCACAACCTACGCTTGGTGAAGCTTTTGTAGTCACGGGTTCGGGTTTGATTGGGTTGCTGACAGTGCAGTTGCTTTGCGCCCAAGGTTGCCGAGTGCTCGCAATTGATATTGACGAGTCCAAGCTTGCTCTGGCACGGCAGTTTGGTGCGCAAACTTGCAACCCCGGTATAGGTGAAGATCCTGTGGTCGCTGGGATGGAGCTGAGCCGCGGCAAGGGGGTGGATGGAGTAATCATTACGGCATCCACGCAATCGAATGATCCTGTGATACAGGCTGCGCGTATGTGTCGAAAGCGAGGGCGCATTGTACTGGTAGGCGTGACAGGGCTTGAGCTTAACAGGGCCGATTTTTACGAGAAGGAACTAAGCTTTCAGGTCAGCTGCTCTTACGGACCGGGCCGCTACGACCCAGATTATGAATATAAGGGGCTAGATTATCCACTGGGTTTTGTACGATGGACTGAGCAGCGCAATTTTGAAGCGGTTCTAGATATGCTGGCTAGCGGCCGGTTGGATGTGAAGCCACTCATTACTCATCGCTTTGCTTTTGAAGATGCGGCTAAGGCGTACGAGTTACTAACGATGGATAAGGCTAACCTAGGTATTTTATTGCAATACACATCACCAGTTTCGCAGCGAATGGTACGTCAGCTTTCCCTTAAGCCTGATATAAAGTTTGATCCGCAACGACCTGTATTGGGTTTTATTGGTGCAGGAAATTATGCCTCACGAATGTTGATTCCTGCATTCAAGAACGCTGGGGCTCAGTTCCATACTATTGTCACAGCAGGGGGTATAAACGGTGTGATCCACGGTGAGAGGTCTGGTTTCGCTGAGGCGTCTACAGATATGGCGACACTTCTAGCTAATCAGTTGATCAACACAGTAGTGATTGTCACACGTCACAATACACATGCAAATTTTGTGGCACAGGCTTTGAAAGCAGGCAAACATGTATTTGTGGAGAAGCCATTGGCAATCAACTATGAAGGTCTTGATATAGTCCGCTCGGCATATGATGCTGCGCAGTCCCGGACTGCAGTCGGCGGTGCGCAACTCATGGTGGGCTTCAACCGTCGTTTTTCTCCACAGGTGCAAAAGATGAAGGTGCTTCTAGAGAAGGTGAACGAGCCCAAAAGTATCATCATGACTATAAATGCGGGGACGATTCCTGCCAATCATTGGACACAGGACTTGGTCATTGGTGGTGGGCGCATTATCGGCGAAGCCTGTCACTTCATTGATCTCATGCGCTTTCTGGCGGGCAGTCCGATTGTGTCCATCCAGGCTCGTCGCATAGGGGATCAACCTGGCATCGGCATCACCGAGGACAAGGCCTCGATCACTTTGGGTTTTGAAGACGGTTCCTTTGGTACCATCCTTTATTTGGCTAACGGAGCGGCCAGTTTTCCAAAGGAACGAATAGAGGTGTTCACGGCTGGTAGTGTGCTGCAACTGGACAACTTTCGCAAGCTAAAAGGTTATCGTTGGCGAGGATTCAATAAGATGAACTTGTGGAAGCAGGACAAAGGACAAAGGGCTTGCGCCGCCGCATTTTTGCAGGCCATTGAAACAGGTACGCCGGCCATACCTGCAGATGAGATTTTTGAGGTGGCACGAGTCACCATTGAAGTGTCAGAGCTGTTGCGCAGTCAATGA
- the wecB gene encoding non-hydrolyzing UDP-N-acetylglucosamine 2-epimerase: MLAFGTRPEAIKMAPLYHALKKYPDDFEVLVCVTAQHRQMLDQVLRVFDITPDIDLDLMAPGQDLFDISATVLLEMRAVLTKYKPDLLLVHGDTTTTLSAALAGFYKGIPVGHIEAGLRTFDMSAPYPEEFNRQVVSKVATLHFAPTKLSRDNLLHEKINDCSITVTGNTVIDALLWILDHIESSVDHMNSIKCFIDSKLPFDWINDRFILITCHRRENFGDGFLQICRAVKMLAERFPNVSFVYPVHLNPNVQAPTREILSGITNVHLLDPFDYEPFAYLLKKCYLVLTDSGGIQEEAPSLGKPVLVMRDVTERPEAVEAGTVRLVGANQEQIFSNVSVLLESQHNYESMSKAHNPYGDGNASERIVQVLRNL, translated from the coding sequence ATGCTAGCTTTTGGTACGCGCCCGGAGGCCATAAAGATGGCCCCCCTTTATCACGCATTAAAAAAGTATCCAGATGATTTTGAAGTTCTTGTCTGCGTAACAGCTCAACACCGTCAAATGCTTGATCAAGTATTGAGGGTGTTTGATATTACTCCTGATATTGATTTGGACTTAATGGCTCCTGGCCAGGATCTTTTTGATATCAGCGCGACAGTACTGTTAGAAATGCGTGCTGTTTTGACAAAATATAAGCCTGATCTACTATTGGTACATGGAGACACAACTACAACCTTATCGGCAGCATTGGCTGGTTTTTATAAGGGTATACCAGTTGGGCATATTGAAGCTGGTTTACGAACATTTGATATGTCTGCGCCTTATCCAGAGGAATTTAATCGCCAGGTGGTTAGTAAGGTGGCTACCTTGCATTTTGCCCCGACAAAGTTAAGTCGCGATAATCTTTTGCATGAAAAAATTAATGATTGTTCCATAACGGTTACTGGGAATACGGTAATTGATGCCTTACTTTGGATATTAGATCATATTGAATCAAGTGTGGATCACATGAATTCCATCAAGTGTTTCATAGATAGCAAGCTTCCTTTTGATTGGATTAATGATCGATTTATTCTCATAACTTGCCATAGACGCGAAAACTTTGGAGATGGATTTTTACAAATTTGCCGAGCAGTTAAAATGCTTGCCGAAAGATTTCCAAATGTTAGTTTTGTGTATCCTGTACATCTAAATCCCAATGTACAGGCTCCAACTCGAGAAATCCTTTCTGGAATAACAAATGTGCACCTTTTAGACCCATTTGATTACGAACCTTTTGCTTATCTACTAAAAAAATGTTATTTGGTTTTAACTGACAGCGGAGGTATTCAGGAGGAGGCACCGAGCTTGGGTAAGCCGGTATTAGTTATGAGGGATGTTACAGAAAGACCTGAGGCTGTTGAGGCCGGAACTGTGCGCCTAGTTGGGGCAAATCAAGAGCAAATCTTTTCTAATGTATCCGTTCTTTTAGAAAGCCAGCATAATTATGAGTCTATGTCTAAGGCTCATAACCCCTATGGCGACGGAAATGCAAGTGAGAGAATAGTTCAAGTCCTGAGGAATCTTTAA
- a CDS encoding EpsG family protein gives MEIYYLIPALAISAGLLSILGNKYDQIYLLFFSVAIFLICGFRYNSDIDYPGYFEIYERIPALTDLGADDFKSIYGEPLFILAGSFFKLFTSDYQLYLIILVAISIFGKAFFISKFTRYSSAAFGIYLCFHFITVEFIQVRWAVSTSLLALSLFFLINFRYLYVIIFAILAINFHYYSSVIVLIILIAYFVSIKKAYLIFYLCSIIFLLKLFDIFEFYRISDINFFSNYIKNQLNTYGNNDVSIGFLGILRVFFCIFLASIVPVGYSREILILKKTLIISTSVALIGYLIGTIFYYRTLVFCDLIFSVILFSRMTLINSKYYKLLYFLIILLYNLWFIIDINNNIYGKFITEYIFLK, from the coding sequence GTGGAAATTTATTATTTAATCCCGGCACTAGCAATCTCTGCTGGTTTGCTGTCGATTCTTGGTAATAAATATGATCAAATATATTTATTATTCTTTTCTGTAGCTATTTTTTTGATATGTGGCTTTAGATACAATTCAGATATTGATTACCCTGGTTACTTTGAGATTTATGAAAGAATACCAGCTTTAACCGATTTAGGCGCTGACGATTTCAAGTCAATTTATGGTGAGCCACTATTTATACTAGCTGGATCGTTTTTTAAATTATTTACAAGCGATTATCAACTTTATTTAATTATATTAGTTGCTATCTCAATTTTTGGAAAAGCATTCTTTATAAGTAAATTCACTAGGTATAGCTCTGCTGCATTTGGCATTTATCTTTGCTTTCATTTCATCACCGTAGAATTTATTCAGGTCAGGTGGGCAGTATCTACAAGTCTTCTTGCACTCAGTCTATTTTTTTTAATAAACTTTCGTTATTTATATGTAATTATTTTTGCCATTTTAGCAATTAATTTTCATTATTATAGTTCTGTAATAGTTTTAATTATATTAATAGCATACTTTGTATCAATAAAAAAAGCTTATTTAATTTTTTATCTTTGTTCAATCATTTTTTTACTGAAATTATTTGATATATTTGAATTTTATAGAATTAGCGATATAAATTTTTTCAGTAATTATATAAAAAATCAACTTAATACATATGGTAACAATGATGTAAGTATTGGTTTTCTTGGGATTTTGAGGGTCTTTTTTTGTATATTTTTAGCTTCAATAGTCCCAGTTGGCTATTCAAGAGAAATATTAATATTAAAAAAAACCTTAATAATTTCAACCTCTGTAGCTCTTATTGGATATTTAATCGGTACAATTTTTTATTATAGGACGCTGGTTTTTTGTGATCTAATTTTCTCGGTTATTTTATTCTCGAGAATGACTTTAATTAATTCAAAGTATTACAAATTATTATATTTTTTAATTATATTATTGTATAATTTATGGTTTATAATTGATATTAATAATAATATTTATGGCAAATTTATTACGGAATACATTTTTTTGAAATGA
- the wecC gene encoding UDP-N-acetyl-D-mannosamine dehydrogenase, with product MQKKSVCIIGLGYIGLPTAALLASNGYEVIGVDVNQQVVDTINQGRTHILEPDLDAYVRSAVANGKLKAFTRPQVADIYIICVPTPFHKSAGIPQPNIDYVLAAADSIKGLVKADDLIILESTSPVGTTEKLSHVFMNSENELDKLNIAYCPERVLPGKIMVELVENDRIVGGLTDRATKSVSDFYRTFVRGAVLETNAPTAEMCKLAENSYRDVNIAFANELSLLSANAGVDVWRLIELANRHPRVNILQPGTGVGGHCIAVDPWFIVARDPENAKLIRTAREVNDYKTDWVINQIKEALNKVEDELSRKAKLVCLGLSFKPDIDDLRESPAIHVALSLQMQGYRVLAVEPNISSHDLLELADLDDALISADVIAVLVRHKEFVQLEKTGSLKNRYVLDFCGLNL from the coding sequence ATGCAAAAAAAGTCGGTATGTATTATTGGACTTGGATATATAGGTCTCCCAACGGCCGCATTACTAGCTTCTAACGGTTATGAGGTAATCGGGGTGGATGTCAATCAGCAGGTTGTAGATACGATTAATCAAGGGCGCACTCATATCTTGGAGCCTGATTTAGATGCTTATGTAAGATCCGCTGTCGCTAATGGAAAACTAAAGGCTTTTACTAGACCTCAAGTTGCTGACATTTATATTATTTGCGTCCCAACCCCATTTCATAAGTCAGCGGGCATTCCTCAGCCAAACATAGATTATGTACTTGCCGCTGCCGATAGTATCAAAGGCTTAGTTAAAGCAGATGATCTTATTATTTTGGAATCCACATCTCCAGTTGGTACAACTGAAAAACTTTCCCATGTTTTTATGAATTCTGAAAATGAACTAGATAAGTTAAATATCGCCTATTGCCCGGAGAGAGTACTTCCTGGAAAAATAATGGTCGAATTAGTTGAGAATGATCGTATCGTCGGCGGCCTCACAGACAGAGCCACCAAAAGTGTCAGTGATTTTTATCGAACTTTTGTGCGCGGTGCAGTTTTGGAAACTAATGCCCCTACTGCAGAAATGTGCAAGCTAGCTGAGAATAGCTATAGAGACGTTAATATTGCATTTGCCAACGAGCTTTCACTATTAAGTGCTAATGCAGGAGTAGATGTTTGGAGATTAATTGAGCTAGCGAATCGTCATCCGCGTGTTAACATTTTGCAGCCTGGTACGGGAGTTGGGGGGCACTGTATTGCAGTTGATCCATGGTTCATAGTTGCGCGTGATCCAGAAAACGCTAAACTGATTAGAACTGCTCGTGAGGTAAATGACTATAAAACGGATTGGGTAATTAATCAGATTAAGGAAGCTTTAAACAAGGTTGAGGATGAGTTAAGTCGTAAAGCTAAGTTAGTTTGTTTGGGCTTATCTTTTAAGCCTGATATTGATGATTTGCGGGAATCCCCAGCGATTCACGTTGCACTTTCCTTACAAATGCAGGGATATAGAGTGTTGGCTGTTGAACCCAATATAAGCTCTCATGATTTACTTGAATTGGCGGATTTGGATGATGCTTTAATTAGTGCTGATGTGATAGCAGTATTGGTTAGGCACAAGGAATTTGTTCAATTAGAAAAAACTGGCTCCCTCAAAAATCGATACGTGTTAGATTTTTGTGGGCTGAACCTCTAA
- a CDS encoding glycosyltransferase family 2 protein — protein MSKIYAVVVNWNNYQITLRLIEALISQSIPLEIIVVDNCSSDNSVAVLESESNDKFFLIKRSTNGGFGQGCNDGIIFALTKSAKYIWLINNDAVPDINCAYELLRIASSDNTIGIVGGCIIDPENFILPHCGSVVSPFSLQSRYIFDQYSLQNYRYSFVTGACMFINCAIFSNKNSLFDPMYFMYWEDLDFCMRVKRHGYKLCVAPAALLTHSAGTSSKDLQLSRHDWQINSSLRWVNKHYPIRYYGFFIIFLKNIIKSIFDGDLNRLLLTLKIFSRLHFLKWR, from the coding sequence ATGAGTAAAATATATGCTGTAGTTGTTAACTGGAACAATTATCAAATTACATTGAGATTGATTGAAGCTCTTATCTCACAATCGATTCCATTAGAAATTATTGTTGTTGATAATTGCTCAAGCGATAATTCTGTTGCAGTGTTGGAAAGCGAATCTAATGACAAATTTTTTTTAATTAAAAGATCTACTAATGGGGGGTTCGGCCAGGGTTGTAATGATGGAATTATTTTTGCCTTAACTAAATCGGCTAAATATATTTGGCTAATTAATAATGATGCAGTACCAGATATAAATTGTGCTTACGAGTTATTAAGAATAGCGTCCTCTGATAATACAATTGGAATTGTTGGCGGCTGTATTATTGACCCTGAAAATTTTATCCTTCCGCACTGCGGCTCCGTTGTGTCACCCTTTTCTCTGCAGTCAAGATACATATTCGACCAGTATTCCCTGCAGAATTACCGATATAGTTTTGTAACAGGCGCATGTATGTTTATTAATTGTGCAATATTTTCTAACAAAAACTCTCTTTTTGATCCGATGTATTTCATGTACTGGGAAGATCTTGATTTTTGTATGAGAGTTAAGCGTCATGGTTACAAGTTGTGCGTTGCCCCTGCTGCTTTGTTAACACATTCTGCTGGTACTAGCAGCAAGGATCTGCAGCTAAGTCGCCACGATTGGCAAATAAACTCCTCTTTAAGATGGGTAAATAAGCACTACCCAATTAGATATTATGGCTTTTTCATTATTTTTCTAAAAAATATTATTAAAAGTATTTTTGATGGAGATTTAAATCGTCTTCTTCTTACATTGAAAATATTCTCTAGGCTTCATTTTTTAAAATGGCGATGA